The genome window GAAGGCCCCGGTCATCTGCGGATCGAGGTCGACCAGGGTGACCTCCTCCACGTTCGGATAGCGCAGCACTTCGCGCAGCGCCAGGCCGTCGCCGCCGCCCAGCACCAGCACCCGGCGCGCCCAGGGCGTGGCCTGCATGGCCGGATGGACCAGGGCCTCGTGGTAGCGGTACTCGTCGCGTGAGGAGAATTGCAGGTTGCCGTTGATGTAGAGCCGCAGGTCGTCCTTCCAGCGCGTGATCACCAGGCGCTGGTAGGGGGTGGTGGTCGAGAACACCACCTCGTCGCCGAACAGCCCGCGCTCGCCCCACTCCACCATGCGGTCGGACAGGCCGAAGCCCAGGCACAGCAGGAACAGCACCGCGCCGGCGCGCAGCGCCCGTCCGCCCAGGTTGGCCAGCTCGGCGCGGAACACGTAGAGGGTCCAGATGGCCACGCCGACGTTGAGCATCCCGAACAGGAAGCCGGTGCGCACCAGGCCCAGGTGGGGCGCCAGCACCAGCGGGAACAGCAGCGACACCGCCAGCGCGCCCAGGTAGTCGAAGGTCAGCACGCGGCTGACGATCTCGGCGAACCCGGTGCGGCGCTCGTTCAGCGCGCGCATCACCAGCGGCACCTCCATGCCGACCATGGCGCCGATCATGAACACCGTCACGTAGAGCACGGTGCGGAAAGGCGCGGCCATCCAGGTGAAGGTCATGAACAGCAGCGCGGCCGAGACGCCGCCGATCAGGCCCACCGCCAGTTCGATGTCGATGAAGCGCGCCAGCACGTCCTCGTCGCGCACGTATTTCGAGAGGTGGGCGCCGACGCCCATCGCGAACAGGTAGCAGCCGATGATGGTCGAAAACTGGAGCACCGAATCGCCCAGCAGGTAGCTCGACAAGGCGCCTGCGATCAGTTCGTAAGCCAATCCGCATGAAGCGACGACGAACACGGAAAGGATGAGAATTTTTTTGGTCATTGCTCAGGTTTTGCTCTAAGATCGCGATGCTGCCAAACAGACTATTTTCCGTGGAGAACGCCGTGCCCGCCATCCTAGCCTATCTGCTGCACCTGACAACAGCTGTCGCACTGGTCATGGGATTTTTTGTGGTCTACACGCGCGTCACGCCCTACGACGAAGTGCACCTGATCCGCGAAGGCAACGGGGCCGCCGCGCTGTCGCTGGGCGGCACCCTGCTCGGCTTCTCGGTCACGGTGGCCGCGAGCCTGATGTACACCCGCGACTATTACGAGTTCGTCGGCTGGGGCGCCTTCGCGATGCTGGTCCAGGTGCTGGTGTTCGTGGTCGCCACGCGCCTGCTGCGCATGTCCAAGGACCAGATCGAGGCCAACAACATGGCCTTCGGCGGCCTGCTCGGCGCCATCTCCCTGTCCATCGGCCTGATCAACGCCGGCAGCGTCTCCTGATCCATCCCTTCATTCCGCTCGCATACACGGAGGCTTCCATGTCCATCGGTTCTTTCATCAAGAAGCAGTTTCTCGACGTCCTGCAGTGGAACGAGGAGACCGAGGGCGTGCTCGCCTGGCGTCACCCGATGGAGGACTACGAGATCCAGAACGGCGCCACCCTGGTGGTGCGCGAATCGCAGATCGCGGTGTTCGTGGACGAAGGCCGGATCGCCGACGTGTTCGGCCCCGGCACCCACCGCCTGACCACGAATACCCTGCCGGTGCTGACCAACCTGAAGAACTGGGACAAGCTGTTCGCCTCTCCCTTCAAGTCGGACGTCTACTTCTTCAGCACCCGCGTGCAGACCGGGCGCAAATGGGGCACCACCCAGCCGGTGACGATCCGCGACAAGGACTTCGACATGATCCGGGTGCGCGCCTTCGGCATGTACTCCTACCGCATCGCCGACCCGCGCCTGTTCTTCAAGGAGATCAGCGGCACCCGCGCGGCCTACACCCGCGACGAGGTCGAGGACCAGCTGCGCGGCCTGATGCTGGCCACCATGGCCAACTCCCTGGGCGCGTCGAACATCGCCTTCCTCGACATGGCGGCCAACCAGACCCTGATGGCGCAGCAGATCCGCGGCGACCTCGCGGCCGCCTTCGCGCGCTACGGCGTCGGCCTGGACGAGTTCAACGTCACCAGCGTCAGCCTGCCGGAAGAACTGCAGGCTGCCCTCGACCAGCGCATCTCGGCCGGCATGAAGGCCAGCCTGGGCGCGGACAAGATGGGCAACTTCACCCAGTTCCAGGTGGCCAGCAGCATCCCGCTGGCGGCCCAGAACGAAGGCGGCCTGGCCGGCATCGGCGCCGGCGCGGGCGCCGGCATCGCCATCGGCCAGGCCATGGCCCAGGGCATGAGCGGCGCCTTCGCCCCGCCCCAGGCCCCGGCGGCGCAAGCAGCACCAGCAGCCCCCGCCCCGGGCGGCGAGTCGATCGAAGACCGCCTGGCCAAGCTCAATGGCCTGCTCGACAAGGGCCTGATCTCGCAGGCCGACTACGACGGCACCAAGGCCGAGCTGCTCAAGAAGCTGATCGGCTGAGGACTGCCGCCCCGATGCTGAGCGTTTCCTGCCCTTCCTGCGGCGCCCCGGTGGCCTTCCGCTCGCACGCCTCCGTGATGGCGGTGTGCGAGTACTGCCGCGCCACGGTGCACAAGGACGCCGGCGCGGTGCGCCAGCTCGGCAAGCTGTCCGAGGTGCTGGAAGACTATTCGCCAATCCAGATCGGCACCGCCGGCAAGGTGGGCGCGCGCAGCTTCACCGTGATCGGCCGCATCCAGCTGCGCTACGCGGCCGGCATGTGGAACGAGTGGTACCTGATGTACGAGGACGGCGGCAGCGGCTGGCTGGGCGATTTTTCCGGCCAGTTCACCGTCACCGCCCAGCGTCCGCTGCCGGACAAGTTTCCGCCCTTCGAGATGGCGCGCGTCGGCGCCCAGTTCGACCTCGGCTTCGGACTGGCGGTGGTGTCGGACCGGCGCGAAGCCCAGTGCGTCGGCGGCCAGGGCGAGCTGCCCTTCGACGTCGGCGACGGCTGGAGCGCGCGCGTGGTCGACCTGCGCCGCGGCCCCAGCTTCGCCACCCTCGACTACTCGGACGGCGACAAGCCCCTGCTCTACACCGGCGTCGCGGTCACCCTCGAATCCATGGGCTGCCAGCTGCTGCGCGACGACGAGGCGATCAAGGCCAGCGCGGGGCGCTACCGGGGCAAAGTCGGCGCCCTGCAATGCCCTTCCTGCGGCACGGCGATCGCCTACCTGCCGGGCATGGCGGACAAGCTGGTGTGCCAGGCCTGCGCCACCCGCATCGACGCCTCCACGCCCCAGGCCGAGGTGCTGGCGGCCGGTGAGCGCAACGACAAGGTGCCGCTCACCCTGCCGCTCGGCGCTCAGGCGAAGATCGGCAACCAGGACTACCACCTG of Massilia sp. KIM contains these proteins:
- a CDS encoding polyamine aminopropyltransferase; the encoded protein is MTKKILILSVFVVASCGLAYELIAGALSSYLLGDSVLQFSTIIGCYLFAMGVGAHLSKYVRDEDVLARFIDIELAVGLIGGVSAALLFMTFTWMAAPFRTVLYVTVFMIGAMVGMEVPLVMRALNERRTGFAEIVSRVLTFDYLGALAVSLLFPLVLAPHLGLVRTGFLFGMLNVGVAIWTLYVFRAELANLGGRALRAGAVLFLLCLGFGLSDRMVEWGERGLFGDEVVFSTTTPYQRLVITRWKDDLRLYINGNLQFSSRDEYRYHEALVHPAMQATPWARRVLVLGGGDGLALREVLRYPNVEEVTLVDLDPQMTGAFATRPELVKLNHNALNDKRVKVVNADAAVWLQKEAGMYDVAIVDFPDPSSFALGKLYSVPFYGILRKHVAASGMIAVQSTSPFFAPHAYWTIEATLREVGLKTWPYHLYVPSFGEWGFVLASPQGSFTPPQRYTLPLRYLNAETTRAMFSFPPDMPRLPMKPNRLDSQSLVREFEEDWRQVIR
- a CDS encoding DUF350 domain-containing protein, with product MPAILAYLLHLTTAVALVMGFFVVYTRVTPYDEVHLIREGNGAAALSLGGTLLGFSVTVAASLMYTRDYYEFVGWGAFAMLVQVLVFVVATRLLRMSKDQIEANNMAFGGLLGAISLSIGLINAGSVS
- a CDS encoding SPFH domain-containing protein; amino-acid sequence: MSIGSFIKKQFLDVLQWNEETEGVLAWRHPMEDYEIQNGATLVVRESQIAVFVDEGRIADVFGPGTHRLTTNTLPVLTNLKNWDKLFASPFKSDVYFFSTRVQTGRKWGTTQPVTIRDKDFDMIRVRAFGMYSYRIADPRLFFKEISGTRAAYTRDEVEDQLRGLMLATMANSLGASNIAFLDMAANQTLMAQQIRGDLAAAFARYGVGLDEFNVTSVSLPEELQAALDQRISAGMKASLGADKMGNFTQFQVASSIPLAAQNEGGLAGIGAGAGAGIAIGQAMAQGMSGAFAPPQAPAAQAAPAAPAPGGESIEDRLAKLNGLLDKGLISQADYDGTKAELLKKLIG
- a CDS encoding DUF4178 domain-containing protein: MLSVSCPSCGAPVAFRSHASVMAVCEYCRATVHKDAGAVRQLGKLSEVLEDYSPIQIGTAGKVGARSFTVIGRIQLRYAAGMWNEWYLMYEDGGSGWLGDFSGQFTVTAQRPLPDKFPPFEMARVGAQFDLGFGLAVVSDRREAQCVGGQGELPFDVGDGWSARVVDLRRGPSFATLDYSDGDKPLLYTGVAVTLESMGCQLLRDDEAIKASAGRYRGKVGALQCPSCGTAIAYLPGMADKLVCQACATRIDASTPQAEVLAAGERNDKVPLTLPLGAQAKIGNQDYHLIGAMKRTDDEGETWTEYLLYATRGTFFWLVEAGDQWWRSEVMDEWPEPGTPAVPHVSLHNIRYERTLDYEARVTWAAGAFNWKVAAGDRARVREFERGMASLAAENTQDELSWSRSTPVAADQVRAWFKLPAPPAAKGAGLSASLGELQWRFLLWILGLNAVPLIVNFGETMIWLLAALFALFIPPNIVKKD